The following proteins are co-located in the Gordonia polyisoprenivorans genome:
- a CDS encoding isopenicillin N synthase family dioxygenase, translated as MSVVPIIDVAALKGGDEDAKNEVGKALDRAGREIGFFQIVDHGVPEDVITEMYRVSDEFFALPDDEKQRVRQPTPDAVRGYSSVGQQAFSYSEDIAQPRDLHEKFDVGPVDVDRTDPYFSPDLSGPHFLPNSWPERPEGMEEIWTRYFREMNDLSRRLMGAFARGLDLDPEFFAATIDRDISMLRAINYPHLDQPPLPGQMRAGAHTDYGSLTIVRQEDAPGGLEVFTQDGDWVPVPVVPGAFVVNIGDLMAQWTNDLWISTRHRVRPPTPDDSGDTRRMSLVFFHQPNYDAVIECLPSCVAAGEQPRYAPITSGDHLTQKFEKTISLAG; from the coding sequence GTGTCTGTGGTCCCCATCATCGACGTCGCCGCACTCAAGGGAGGCGACGAAGACGCCAAGAACGAGGTCGGAAAGGCACTCGATCGCGCAGGGCGTGAGATCGGCTTCTTCCAGATCGTCGACCACGGTGTGCCCGAGGACGTCATCACCGAGATGTATCGGGTGTCCGACGAGTTCTTCGCCCTGCCCGACGACGAGAAGCAGCGGGTCAGACAGCCCACACCGGATGCCGTGCGAGGCTACTCGTCGGTGGGTCAGCAGGCGTTCTCCTACAGTGAGGACATCGCGCAACCGCGTGATCTGCATGAGAAATTCGACGTGGGCCCGGTCGATGTCGATCGCACCGACCCATACTTTTCCCCGGATCTCTCCGGACCGCACTTCCTGCCGAACTCCTGGCCGGAGCGGCCGGAGGGCATGGAAGAGATCTGGACCCGGTATTTCCGCGAGATGAACGATCTGTCCCGCCGGTTGATGGGTGCCTTCGCGCGCGGTCTCGACCTCGACCCGGAGTTCTTCGCGGCAACCATCGACCGCGACATCAGCATGCTCCGGGCGATCAACTACCCGCATCTGGACCAACCCCCGCTTCCGGGTCAGATGCGGGCAGGCGCCCATACCGACTACGGCAGTCTGACCATCGTGCGTCAAGAGGATGCGCCCGGAGGCCTGGAGGTGTTCACCCAGGATGGGGACTGGGTGCCGGTGCCGGTGGTGCCCGGCGCGTTCGTGGTCAACATCGGCGACCTGATGGCGCAATGGACCAACGACCTGTGGATCTCCACCCGCCACCGGGTCCGGCCGCCGACGCCTGATGATTCGGGCGACACACGGCGGATGAGCCTGGTGTTCTTCCACCAACCCAACTACGACGCCGTGATCGAATGCCTACCGAGTTGCGTCGCCGCAGGCGAACAGCCACGCTACGCACCCATCACCTCTGGTGATCACCTGACCCAGAAGTTCGAGAAGACCATCTCGTTGGCGGGCTGA
- a CDS encoding uracil-xanthine permease family protein: MDMFTWQRTDGREVVAPKQRLPWPGTIGIGLQHVVAMFGATFLVPVLTGFPPATTLLFSGIGTILFLLITRNQLPSYLGSSFAVIAPVTAAAGSHGHPGALGGIVMVGIMVMIVGAVVHFVGIGWIEKLMPPICTGAIVALVGFNLAPTAKANFEKDPVTAFVVLLLMLLSLVLFRGLLGRLAVFTAVVAGYLIALARGEVDTSAIAGAGWFGLPHFTSPSFHFSLLPMFIPVVLVLVVENIGHVRSISAMTGTNNNRHMGRALFADGLATTIAGSGGGTATTTYAENIGVMAATKVYSTAAYWIAGLAAVLLGLCPKVGAAVASIPPGVLGGATVALYGLVGILGIHIWVINRVDFSQPINQFTAAIALVVGIADFTWTIGDLSFGGIALGAIAAVVVYHAMRVIGGWRRTVTPQPDPTAVDLEIEVPRTDESARSTTDFEPAEGSVHRQRTGSVDR; this comes from the coding sequence ATGGACATGTTCACATGGCAGCGCACCGACGGGCGCGAGGTGGTGGCACCGAAACAGCGGCTACCGTGGCCCGGCACCATCGGCATCGGGCTGCAGCACGTGGTCGCGATGTTCGGTGCGACCTTCCTCGTTCCGGTACTCACCGGTTTCCCGCCGGCCACCACCCTGCTCTTCTCCGGCATCGGAACGATTCTGTTCCTGCTGATCACCCGCAACCAGTTGCCGAGTTACCTCGGATCGAGTTTCGCCGTCATCGCGCCGGTCACCGCGGCCGCCGGTTCCCACGGGCATCCCGGCGCCCTTGGCGGCATCGTGATGGTCGGAATCATGGTCATGATCGTCGGTGCCGTGGTGCATTTCGTGGGAATCGGCTGGATCGAGAAACTGATGCCGCCCATCTGCACCGGAGCGATCGTCGCGTTGGTCGGCTTCAACCTTGCGCCGACAGCCAAAGCGAATTTCGAGAAGGACCCGGTCACCGCGTTCGTCGTGCTTCTGCTGATGTTGTTGTCGCTGGTGCTGTTCCGCGGTTTGCTCGGTCGACTCGCGGTCTTCACCGCGGTGGTGGCCGGATACCTCATCGCATTGGCGCGCGGCGAGGTGGACACCTCGGCGATCGCCGGGGCAGGTTGGTTCGGGTTGCCGCACTTCACCAGTCCGTCGTTCCACTTCTCGCTGCTGCCCATGTTCATCCCGGTGGTCCTGGTGCTGGTCGTCGAGAACATCGGCCACGTCAGGTCGATCAGTGCGATGACCGGCACGAACAACAATCGCCACATGGGGCGTGCGCTCTTCGCCGACGGCCTGGCCACCACCATTGCGGGCAGTGGTGGCGGCACCGCCACCACCACCTACGCCGAGAACATCGGCGTCATGGCGGCGACCAAGGTGTACTCGACCGCCGCGTATTGGATCGCCGGCCTGGCGGCAGTGCTGTTGGGCCTGTGCCCGAAGGTCGGTGCCGCGGTCGCCTCGATCCCACCCGGTGTGCTCGGTGGGGCGACCGTCGCCCTCTACGGTCTCGTCGGCATCCTCGGTATCCACATCTGGGTCATCAACCGGGTCGACTTCTCACAACCCATCAATCAGTTCACCGCGGCGATCGCCCTCGTCGTCGGGATCGCCGACTTCACTTGGACCATCGGTGATCTCAGCTTCGGTGGGATCGCGTTGGGAGCCATCGCCGCGGTTGTTGTCTACCACGCGATGCGAGTGATCGGGGGATGGCGCCGGACGGTCACCCCGCAGCCCGATCCGACTGCAGTGGACCTGGAGATCGAGGTGCCTCGCACGGACGAGTCGGCACGATCGACGACCGATTTCGAGCCCGCCGAAGGGTCGGTGCATCGCCAACGGACGGGTTCGGTCGACCGATAA
- a CDS encoding VOC family protein: protein MPDVHLSFASIITDDIVGLSNFYADLLGLEEVVSLRSEHFRGLAMGETILGFSTPKAYELLNLRAPAEVSGTVQFLTFEVPTEPEVDTLTAAATAAGAQCVAAPQRTYYGAWQSVLLDPKGNAFRVNHLGGDHLGIAPHGVDDDSV from the coding sequence ATGCCCGATGTCCATCTGTCATTTGCGAGCATCATCACCGACGACATCGTCGGGCTCAGCAACTTCTATGCCGACCTCCTGGGCCTCGAGGAGGTGGTGTCGCTGCGATCAGAGCATTTCCGCGGGTTGGCCATGGGCGAGACCATCCTGGGTTTCAGTACCCCGAAAGCCTATGAGCTGCTCAATCTCCGAGCGCCCGCAGAGGTGTCGGGAACAGTGCAGTTCCTGACCTTCGAGGTCCCCACCGAACCCGAGGTCGACACACTCACCGCAGCCGCAACGGCCGCCGGAGCCCAGTGCGTCGCGGCTCCGCAGCGCACGTATTACGGTGCGTGGCAATCGGTTCTCCTCGACCCCAAGGGAAACGCCTTTCGCGTCAACCACCTCGGGGGCGACCATCTCGGGATTGCACCCCATGGAGTCGATGACGACTCGGTCTGA
- a CDS encoding adenylosuccinate synthase — protein MAAIVLIGAQWGDEGKGKATDLLGGKLQWVVRYQGGNNAGHTVVLPNGETFALHLIPSGILTPGVNNVIGNGVVVDPGVLLTELGGLEDRDVDTTGLLLSADAHLLMPYHVAIDKVTERFLGNKKIGTTGRGIGPCYQDKIARVGVRVADVLDEKILAQKVEAALELKNQILVKIYNRRALEPEQVVEEVLAQAEGFKHRIADTRLLLNQALERGETVLLEGSQGTLLDVDHGTYPYVTSSNPTAGGAAVGAGIGPNRITTVLGILKAYTTRVGSGPFPTELFDEWGAYLAKTGGEVGVTTGRARRCGWFDAVIARYATRVNGITDYFLTKLDVLSSLETVPICVAYEVDGERVEDMPMTQTGFHHAKPIYEEMPGWWEDISNCKTFDELPRNAQDYILRLEELSGAFISCIGVGPGRDQTIVRRAIV, from the coding sequence ATGGCCGCGATCGTGCTGATCGGCGCTCAGTGGGGCGACGAGGGCAAGGGAAAGGCCACCGATCTCCTCGGCGGCAAGCTGCAGTGGGTGGTTCGCTACCAGGGCGGCAACAACGCCGGACACACGGTGGTGTTGCCGAACGGCGAGACCTTCGCGCTCCACCTCATCCCGTCGGGCATCCTCACCCCCGGCGTCAACAACGTCATCGGCAACGGTGTCGTCGTCGACCCCGGCGTGCTGCTGACCGAACTCGGCGGTCTCGAGGACCGCGACGTCGACACCACCGGGCTCCTGCTCTCCGCCGACGCCCACCTGCTGATGCCGTACCACGTGGCCATCGACAAGGTCACCGAACGCTTCTTGGGCAACAAGAAGATCGGCACCACCGGCCGCGGGATCGGCCCCTGCTATCAGGACAAGATCGCCCGTGTCGGGGTGCGCGTGGCCGACGTCCTCGACGAGAAGATCTTGGCCCAAAAGGTCGAGGCCGCACTGGAACTCAAGAACCAGATCCTGGTCAAGATCTACAATCGGCGCGCTCTCGAGCCCGAGCAGGTCGTCGAAGAAGTACTCGCCCAGGCCGAGGGTTTCAAGCACCGCATCGCCGACACCCGGCTGCTGCTCAACCAGGCCCTCGAACGCGGCGAGACCGTGTTGCTCGAGGGCTCGCAAGGCACCCTGCTCGACGTCGACCACGGCACGTATCCCTATGTGACGTCCTCGAATCCGACCGCGGGCGGCGCAGCGGTCGGCGCCGGGATCGGGCCCAACCGCATCACCACCGTGCTCGGCATCCTCAAGGCCTACACCACCCGTGTCGGGTCGGGGCCGTTCCCGACCGAACTCTTCGACGAGTGGGGCGCCTACCTCGCCAAGACCGGCGGCGAGGTCGGCGTCACCACCGGACGTGCCCGCCGCTGCGGATGGTTCGACGCGGTGATCGCTCGCTATGCGACACGCGTCAACGGCATCACCGACTACTTCCTGACCAAACTCGACGTCCTCTCCAGCCTGGAAACGGTGCCCATCTGCGTCGCCTACGAGGTCGACGGCGAGCGCGTGGAGGACATGCCGATGACCCAGACCGGCTTCCACCACGCCAAGCCGATCTACGAGGAGATGCCGGGCTGGTGGGAGGACATCAGCAACTGCAAGACCTTCGATGAGCTACCGCGCAACGCCCAGGACTACATCCTGCGGCTCGAGGAACTCTCCGGGGCCTTCATCTCCTGCATCGGCGTCGGCCCGGGCCGTGATCAGACGATTGTGCGCCGGGCCATCGTTTGA
- a CDS encoding amidase — protein MVDRVDVVEMSVAEILDALESGVVTSVDLVCAYLNRIAYYDRTGQCLHAIAVLNPTCLDEAADSDRRRRSGAAGPLEGVPFTVKDSYKVKGMTVACGSPALADVVAGEDAATVAQLRAAGAVLLGKTNMPPMAAGGVQPGVYDYARSPYNPEFLTAAYGSGSSNGSGTAVAASFCGFGMAEETVSSGRSPASNNALVAYTPSRGVLSIRGNWPLRPTCDVVVPHTRSVDDLLILLDVLAVGDPIRTGDFWREQTRVALPGPEEVLPQPVHRPRPSRLDGVRLGVPRMYIGEDRVPLDPPVITPSVRALWDRAFGDLRALGAEVVEVDFPVVSNYEQDRPSADGLAERGVVPPNWRALEGGTITAMALDQFLRENGDPALNSWADVDGDTVFPTDDAPVAVWITRARGGFDWQRLAELVKHGLPESYDEVAGIDHLLRGLEQARTADFEDWLTENGLDAVVFPAAGGVGRADLFSRTESREEAMRNGIVYSNGNRVLRHLGIPSVTVPMGVMGDIQMPVGLTFAGAAYSDDRLLDLAGAYEAATTRREPAFLTPTLPANQIEPAAEVGDGGSPVPTYSVDIGRTDRSWDVKVLVTEPESGTKTKQTVSVWADGHLLRPVEGESGLHRGVVSLSRKRLADEMLILVKVGDTAAMSIEPLDQALPSIRT, from the coding sequence ATGGTGGACCGCGTTGACGTCGTGGAGATGAGCGTCGCAGAGATACTCGATGCGCTCGAATCCGGTGTCGTGACGAGTGTCGATCTGGTGTGCGCCTACCTCAACCGGATCGCGTACTACGACCGGACCGGTCAGTGTCTGCACGCCATCGCCGTGCTCAACCCGACTTGTCTCGACGAGGCCGCCGACTCCGATCGTCGCCGGAGGTCCGGAGCGGCCGGGCCGCTCGAAGGCGTCCCGTTCACCGTGAAGGACAGCTACAAGGTCAAGGGGATGACCGTGGCCTGCGGTTCGCCCGCGTTGGCCGACGTCGTCGCGGGAGAGGATGCCGCCACGGTCGCGCAGTTGCGTGCTGCCGGTGCGGTGCTGCTCGGCAAAACCAACATGCCGCCGATGGCGGCCGGCGGTGTCCAGCCCGGCGTGTACGACTACGCGCGCAGCCCATACAACCCGGAGTTCCTCACCGCCGCATATGGTTCCGGGTCGTCCAATGGCTCCGGAACGGCGGTTGCGGCAAGTTTCTGCGGCTTCGGGATGGCCGAGGAGACGGTGTCGTCGGGGCGTTCGCCGGCCTCCAACAACGCGCTGGTCGCCTACACGCCATCCCGGGGGGTGCTGTCGATCCGAGGCAACTGGCCGTTGCGTCCCACCTGCGATGTGGTTGTGCCGCATACACGTTCGGTCGACGACCTGCTGATCCTGCTCGATGTGTTGGCGGTCGGCGACCCGATCCGCACCGGCGACTTCTGGCGAGAGCAGACCCGCGTCGCCTTACCCGGCCCGGAGGAGGTCCTCCCGCAGCCGGTCCATCGTCCGCGACCGAGTCGACTCGACGGCGTGCGGCTCGGTGTACCGCGAATGTACATCGGCGAGGACCGTGTACCACTCGACCCCCCGGTGATCACACCGTCGGTTCGTGCGTTGTGGGACAGGGCATTCGGTGATCTGCGCGCGCTCGGTGCCGAAGTGGTGGAAGTCGACTTTCCCGTCGTGTCGAACTATGAGCAGGACCGTCCGAGTGCAGACGGGCTGGCCGAACGTGGCGTCGTCCCACCGAACTGGCGTGCGCTCGAGGGTGGCACGATCACCGCGATGGCACTTGATCAATTCCTGCGGGAGAACGGCGATCCCGCGTTGAACAGCTGGGCCGATGTCGACGGCGACACGGTGTTTCCCACCGACGATGCGCCGGTGGCGGTGTGGATCACCCGTGCGCGTGGCGGATTCGACTGGCAGCGGCTCGCCGAACTCGTCAAGCACGGGCTTCCGGAGTCGTACGACGAGGTGGCAGGCATCGACCATCTGTTACGTGGACTCGAGCAGGCGCGCACCGCGGACTTCGAGGACTGGTTGACCGAAAATGGCTTGGACGCAGTGGTATTCCCGGCAGCAGGGGGTGTCGGTCGCGCCGATCTGTTCTCCCGGACCGAGAGTCGTGAGGAGGCCATGCGCAACGGCATCGTCTATTCCAACGGCAACCGGGTGCTGCGCCACCTGGGCATTCCGAGCGTGACGGTGCCGATGGGGGTCATGGGCGACATCCAGATGCCGGTCGGACTGACCTTCGCCGGAGCGGCCTACAGTGACGACAGGTTGCTCGATCTCGCGGGCGCCTATGAGGCCGCGACGACGCGTCGCGAACCCGCGTTCCTCACGCCGACGTTGCCCGCCAATCAGATCGAACCCGCCGCTGAAGTGGGTGACGGCGGATCGCCGGTGCCGACGTACTCGGTCGACATCGGGCGTACCGACCGCTCGTGGGACGTGAAAGTTCTTGTGACTGAACCAGAGTCGGGGACCAAGACCAAGCAGACGGTCAGCGTGTGGGCCGACGGGCACTTGTTGCGACCGGTCGAAGGCGAGTCCGGGCTCCACCGCGGGGTGGTATCGCTGAGTCGCAAGCGGCTCGCCGACGAGATGTTGATCTTGGTGAAAGTCGGTGACACCGCCGCGATGAGCATCGAACCGCTCGATCAGGCTTTGCCGTCGATCCGTACCTGA
- a CDS encoding cation diffusion facilitator family transporter, whose product MGHSHSHSAASSHSHSHSHVDVTNASQRRIWPMAVAVGLIGSYFVVELLVGIAVNSLALIADAGHMLTDVVALVMGLIALLLARHGKATDTRTFGWHRAEVFTAVANAVLLIGVAGFVLYEAIERIGSDPQVPGLTLIVVALVGLAVNVLVMFLLRADSQESIAVRGAYLEVLADAVGSVGVLVAGVVALTTGWGYADIIVAVGIALWVVPRALRLAIDALRILNQQAPTHVDVDQVRRELSEIPSVTDVHDLHVWSLTTGMDVATVHLGSDRPNAEVLPAAQAVLSRHGLGHATVQIDPADDQHRCSEDLNW is encoded by the coding sequence ATGGGACACTCACATTCACACTCCGCCGCGTCGTCGCACTCCCACAGCCATTCGCATGTGGACGTGACCAATGCGTCGCAACGTCGTATCTGGCCGATGGCAGTGGCCGTCGGGCTGATCGGGTCGTACTTCGTCGTCGAACTCCTGGTCGGCATCGCGGTCAACTCTCTGGCGCTGATCGCCGACGCCGGACACATGCTCACCGACGTCGTCGCCCTGGTCATGGGCCTGATCGCGCTGCTGCTCGCCCGCCACGGCAAGGCCACCGACACCCGGACCTTCGGCTGGCACCGCGCCGAGGTGTTCACCGCGGTCGCCAATGCGGTCCTGCTGATCGGCGTCGCGGGTTTCGTCCTGTACGAGGCGATCGAGCGCATCGGCTCCGACCCCCAGGTCCCCGGTCTCACCCTGATCGTCGTGGCGTTGGTCGGCCTGGCCGTGAACGTGCTGGTGATGTTCTTGTTGCGGGCCGATTCTCAGGAGTCCATCGCTGTTCGTGGCGCCTACCTCGAGGTGCTGGCCGATGCGGTCGGCAGTGTCGGGGTACTCGTCGCCGGTGTCGTGGCGCTGACCACCGGATGGGGTTACGCCGACATCATCGTGGCGGTCGGCATCGCGCTGTGGGTCGTGCCGCGCGCGCTGCGGCTGGCCATCGACGCCCTCCGCATCCTCAATCAGCAGGCACCCACCCACGTCGACGTCGACCAGGTGCGTCGCGAGCTGTCCGAGATCCCGTCGGTCACCGATGTGCACGACCTGCACGTCTGGTCGCTGACCACGGGAATGGACGTCGCCACGGTGCATCTCGGCAGTGACCGTCCCAATGCCGAAGTGCTCCCGGCCGCGCAGGCGGTGCTCTCACGCCATGGGCTCGGTCACGCGACTGTCCAGATCGATCCCGCTGACGATCAGCACCGGTGCTCCGAGGACCTCAACTGGTGA
- a CDS encoding site-2 protease family protein gives MTGPAFGRRRNPTMTEMARAIQPGVVFFALIAVAVLGGWLAATAGSDRSSGKATLGVILLVLAGWVISLCLHEFGHAVTAYRFGDRDAELRGYLTLNPLRYTHPGLSLGLPLLIILLGGIGFPGGAVYLNERGFTKAQRTIVSLAGPAMNILLAVVLLGVIRGFGPFVDSPIGLFVTNPDSINLWDGLAMLAFLQITAAVLNLIPMPGFDGYNAIEPYLSPQTRQSAAAVAPYGFLIIFALLFIPQLNKAFFDLIFWLFELSGVPSGLAGWGWDTFLFWRR, from the coding sequence ATGACCGGCCCCGCCTTCGGCAGACGCCGCAACCCGACGATGACCGAGATGGCCCGTGCCATCCAGCCGGGAGTCGTGTTCTTCGCCCTGATCGCGGTGGCGGTGCTCGGCGGCTGGCTCGCAGCGACCGCCGGCTCCGATCGCTCGTCGGGCAAGGCGACCCTCGGCGTGATCCTGCTCGTGCTCGCGGGCTGGGTGATCTCGTTGTGTCTGCACGAGTTCGGCCACGCGGTCACCGCCTACCGATTCGGCGACCGCGACGCCGAGTTGCGCGGATACCTGACCCTGAATCCGTTGCGCTACACCCATCCCGGCCTGTCGCTGGGGTTGCCATTGCTCATCATCCTGTTGGGCGGCATCGGTTTTCCCGGCGGGGCGGTGTACCTCAACGAGCGCGGCTTCACCAAGGCACAGCGCACCATCGTGTCGCTGGCCGGTCCGGCCATGAACATCCTGCTCGCCGTCGTCCTGCTCGGGGTCATCCGCGGGTTCGGTCCGTTCGTCGACAGCCCCATCGGCTTGTTCGTCACCAACCCCGACAGCATCAATCTGTGGGACGGACTGGCGATGCTGGCGTTCCTGCAGATCACCGCCGCCGTGCTGAACCTGATCCCGATGCCCGGCTTCGACGGCTACAACGCGATCGAGCCCTATCTCTCGCCGCAGACCCGGCAGAGCGCTGCCGCCGTCGCACCGTACGGCTTCCTGATCATCTTCGCCCTGCTGTTCATCCCGCAGCTCAACAAAGCGTTCTTCGACCTGATCTTCTGGCTGTTCGAATTGTCCGGCGTCCCATCCGGTCTGGCCGGGTGGGGGTGGGACACCTTCCTGTTCTGGCGGCGCTAG
- a CDS encoding 2Fe-2S iron-sulfur cluster-binding protein, with the protein MTISTDDTFEIELRSSGEVLTVPGDRTALSVLFEARAGLDSNCLRGECGACVQTVLAGTLDHRDTVLSPRARAAGKRFIPCVSRAVGRLVLDL; encoded by the coding sequence ATGACGATATCCACCGATGACACCTTCGAGATCGAATTACGTTCGAGCGGAGAGGTATTGACCGTGCCTGGCGACCGAACGGCATTGTCGGTGCTGTTCGAGGCGCGGGCAGGGCTCGACTCGAATTGTCTGCGCGGGGAGTGCGGAGCGTGCGTACAGACCGTGCTCGCGGGCACCCTGGACCATCGCGACACCGTCCTGTCGCCGCGGGCCAGAGCCGCCGGAAAGAGATTCATTCCCTGCGTCAGTCGGGCCGTCGGCAGGCTCGTACTCGACCTCTGA
- a CDS encoding NAD-dependent succinate-semialdehyde dehydrogenase — translation MALYAVTDPATGEVVKEYPTATDEQVGAAIDAAADAFATWSKNSTVAERADLIRKVAQLHTERKDELAAIIQREMGKPLDQSVGEVEFSAAIYEYYADNAEKFLADEPITLLEGEGSAFIRRSAVGVLLGIMPWNYPYYQVARFAGPNLVLGNTIVLKHAPQCPESAAALQQIFLDAGYPAGAYVNVYATNEQIADAIADPRVQGVSLTGSERAGAAVAEIAGRNLKKVVLELGGSDPFILLSTDDLDATVSAAVDGRFENTGQACNAAKRFIVDESIYDEFLGKFTEKVKAAAQGLAPLSSLAAAERLEQQVENAVKAGATLDSAGERSGAHFPPAVLTGIDPESPVAKEELFGPVATVYKVAGEDEAVAVANDIPFGLGSYVFTTDSEQALRVADKIEAGMVFVNAVGAEGAELPFGGVKRSGFGRELGRFGIDEFVNKKMIRVS, via the coding sequence ATGGCCCTGTACGCCGTCACCGATCCCGCGACCGGTGAGGTCGTCAAGGAATATCCGACCGCCACCGACGAGCAGGTGGGCGCCGCGATCGACGCCGCCGCCGACGCCTTCGCCACATGGTCGAAGAACTCGACGGTCGCCGAGCGCGCCGACCTCATCCGCAAGGTCGCGCAGTTGCACACCGAGCGCAAGGACGAGCTGGCCGCGATCATCCAGCGCGAGATGGGCAAGCCGCTCGACCAGTCGGTCGGCGAGGTCGAGTTCAGTGCCGCGATCTACGAGTACTACGCCGACAACGCCGAGAAGTTCCTCGCCGACGAGCCGATCACGCTTCTCGAGGGCGAGGGGTCGGCGTTCATCCGCCGCAGCGCCGTCGGCGTGCTGCTCGGCATCATGCCGTGGAACTACCCCTACTATCAGGTCGCCCGCTTCGCCGGCCCGAACCTGGTGCTGGGCAACACGATTGTGCTCAAGCACGCCCCGCAGTGCCCCGAGTCGGCCGCGGCGCTGCAGCAGATCTTCCTCGACGCCGGATATCCGGCCGGCGCGTATGTGAACGTCTACGCCACCAACGAGCAGATTGCCGACGCCATCGCCGACCCACGGGTGCAGGGCGTCTCGCTGACCGGGTCGGAGCGTGCCGGTGCCGCCGTCGCCGAGATCGCCGGTCGCAATCTGAAGAAGGTCGTCCTCGAACTCGGTGGGTCGGACCCGTTCATCCTGCTGTCCACCGACGATCTTGACGCGACCGTCTCCGCGGCCGTCGACGGCCGGTTCGAGAACACCGGGCAGGCCTGCAACGCTGCCAAACGGTTCATCGTCGACGAGAGCATCTATGACGAGTTCCTCGGCAAGTTCACCGAAAAGGTCAAGGCAGCCGCGCAGGGTCTTGCGCCGCTGTCGTCGCTGGCTGCCGCCGAACGTCTGGAACAGCAGGTCGAGAACGCTGTGAAGGCCGGTGCGACACTGGATTCCGCGGGCGAACGCTCCGGCGCGCATTTCCCGCCGGCGGTGCTCACCGGTATCGATCCGGAGTCGCCGGTGGCCAAGGAAGAACTGTTCGGTCCGGTCGCCACGGTCTACAAGGTCGCCGGTGAGGACGAGGCCGTCGCGGTCGCCAACGACATTCCCTTCGGCCTGGGCTCGTATGTGTTCACCACCGACTCCGAGCAGGCGCTGCGCGTGGCCGACAAGATCGAGGCCGGCATGGTGTTCGTCAACGCTGTGGGCGCCGAGGGCGCCGAGTTGCCGTTCGGCGGTGTGAAGCGTTCGGGCTTCGGACGCGAACTCGGCCGTTTCGGCATCGACGAGTTCGTCAACAAGAAGATGATCCGCGTGAGCTGA
- a CDS encoding YrdB family protein — MTKSTALENSRSPRSNAVTPLPLHGMEYLWGAGVFAVEVSLWAGTAAAGYHWGARVAGPIGGVGLAVATLLLIGACWGRWMAPKATRRLRVAPRVAAGVTMLCAVTAASLPILGVGVAIGCLAVAVGVFAIGQVRIDGKA; from the coding sequence ATGACCAAGAGCACCGCTCTCGAAAACTCCCGTTCTCCGCGTTCGAACGCCGTCACGCCATTGCCGCTCCACGGCATGGAGTACCTCTGGGGTGCCGGGGTGTTCGCCGTCGAGGTCTCTCTCTGGGCGGGCACCGCGGCAGCCGGGTACCACTGGGGCGCCCGGGTGGCGGGCCCGATCGGCGGGGTCGGCCTGGCCGTTGCCACCTTGCTGCTCATCGGGGCCTGCTGGGGTCGGTGGATGGCCCCGAAGGCTACGCGGCGACTTCGGGTGGCACCTCGCGTGGCCGCCGGCGTGACGATGCTCTGCGCGGTCACCGCCGCTTCCCTGCCGATACTGGGCGTCGGTGTCGCGATCGGGTGTCTCGCGGTCGCCGTCGGGGTCTTCGCGATCGGTCAGGTACGGATCGACGGCAAAGCCTGA